GAACTTCATCTGGGCCTATTTCATTTGTAATTTCAACTAATCTTTCGGCAACTTCTGCTCGGCTATTAAGCATGTTTCCATCCGAAGTCTTTAAGAACATTATTTGCAATGCCAGTTTCCCACGCATTTCTCTCCTAAGCAGTTTTAAATTTTCAATTATCATTTTAAGCCTCAAACCTTTTGCTGGCCTATTTATTCTCTCGAAAAGTTCCTGACTCGGTGCGTCAAGCTTAGCTGCAACTAGGTCAAAGTTACAAAGGGCCCTCTTTACGTCTTCTCTAAAAATAAGCGAGGAATTCGTGAGAATGGCGAATGGAATTCCCTCCACTAATTCTCTGAGTTTTTCCACCATTTTTCCGATAAAAGGGTTAAGCGTAGGTTCACCTGTCCCAGAGAACGTAATATAATCAACTGTTTTTAAGTCAATTTCCCGTATTTTTTCCTTAAAATCTTTGACAACGTTTTCAACTTTAACTTTAGGCTTATAGTCTTCAGTTATGCCCACTTTATTTCTCGTTTTACCAAGTTGACAGTAGATGCA
Above is a genomic segment from Candidatus Bathyarchaeota archaeon containing:
- a CDS encoding radical SAM protein, translated to MNTVYGPVPSWRLGRSLGIDPILPPKTCTFDCIYCQLGKTRNKVGITEDYKPKVKVENVVKDFKEKIREIDLKTVDYITFSGTGEPTLNPFIGKMVEKLRELVEGIPFAILTNSSLIFREDVKRALCNFDLVAAKLDAPSQELFERINRPAKGLRLKMIIENLKLLRREMRGKLALQIMFLKTSDGNMLNSRAEVAERLVEITNEIGPDEVQINTPYRPPSESYVKPLTNEELMAITDIFKRNTSGIEVHSRLFPRKLRKTKVEAETLEVVIIELLKRRPCKIKDITDSLGIPESEVRKCLDSLHAKGLVRLVKYKGDSYYIHV